In Candidatus Bathyarchaeota archaeon, a single genomic region encodes these proteins:
- a CDS encoding nucleotidyltransferase domain-containing protein — protein sequence MSVAVLLERLKSRGEALFREVLDEASEREVTLLLFGSRARGDYNILSDYDLLAIHRGTPLEGRGLIVNVFNVDVRELDEEVYRSPLVFSAVMTGHVILDNLNIKWRLSELRRRLTRDGGRVERDKIILPKRVVGS from the coding sequence ATGAGTGTAGCCGTGCTTTTAGAGAGGCTGAAGTCTAGGGGAGAGGCTTTATTTAGGGAGGTTTTAGATGAGGCCTCTGAGCGGGAGGTCACCCTTTTATTGTTCGGCTCGAGGGCTAGAGGCGATTATAACATATTGAGCGACTACGACCTACTGGCTATCCACAGGGGCACCCCCTTGGAGGGTAGGGGATTGATCGTGAACGTGTTCAACGTCGATGTTCGGGAACTCGACGAAGAGGTCTATCGATCTCCTCTCGTCTTCTCAGCCGTGATGACCGGGCATGTCATACTGGACAATCTGAACATTAAGTGGCGCTTATCTGAGCTTAGAAGGAGGCTCACTAGAGATGGGGGACGAGTAGAGAGAGATAAAATAATTTTACCGAAGAGAGTAGTCGGTTCATGA
- a CDS encoding nucleotidyltransferase domain-containing protein: protein MGFEELKAEKLAEAISVAEEFASKLKRKGVVGIVFLGGIARGYFDKFSDIDIIIFKEKKAELGMRREDEIEFKGFKIDYEITNYEDKLKSEWDIVERWAFSKAKVFYDPQGKIKALIDMKVRLKEEERRWMIIEGMTQSEWYCNYCSESWIYRNDVLSAHRSINLALEYLMKALFGLNNQLLPSEKWLMYLAQRLKWLPQNFNEKLKEIILIREFSIKELQRRRNALNYLWKQMLPRAEKEVGMRFDEFKRLV from the coding sequence AAAGCGGAAAAGCTTGCAGAAGCGATATCTGTCGCCGAAGAATTTGCGTCGAAGTTAAAACGGAAAGGAGTTGTTGGAATCGTATTCTTAGGTGGAATCGCAAGAGGTTATTTCGATAAGTTTTCAGACATCGACATCATCATTTTTAAAGAGAAAAAGGCTGAGTTAGGGATGAGGCGCGAAGATGAAATCGAGTTCAAAGGATTTAAGATCGACTATGAGATTACAAACTACGAGGATAAGCTGAAATCTGAATGGGACATTGTGGAAAGGTGGGCTTTCTCCAAGGCAAAGGTCTTTTATGATCCACAGGGTAAAATCAAAGCTTTGATCGATATGAAAGTTCGTCTTAAGGAAGAAGAGAGAAGATGGATGATAATAGAAGGTATGACCCAATCTGAGTGGTATTGTAACTACTGTTCAGAATCTTGGATTTACAGAAACGATGTCCTGAGTGCGCATCGCTCTATCAATCTTGCTTTAGAATATCTGATGAAAGCTCTTTTTGGATTAAATAATCAACTTCTTCCTAGTGAAAAGTGGTTAATGTACTTGGCACAAAGGTTAAAATGGTTACCACAGAATTTTAATGAAAAATTAAAAGAAATAATTCTTATCAGAGAGTTCTCTATCAAAGAGCTTCAAAGACGTAGGAATGCGTTAAATTATCTTTGGAAGCAAATGCTACCAAGAGCTGAAAAGGAGGTTGGAATGAGATTTGATGAATTTAAAAGATTGGTATGA